The Thiothrix subterranea genome has a segment encoding these proteins:
- a CDS encoding TatD family hydrolase: MRLIDTHCHFDEPDFADDRSLLVDKMSTLGVSDLIFPAVSANHWPRLRDICTMSPRFHATYGLHPVYLAEHTPADSVSLRHWLEQEQPVAIGECGLDFYLPELDVVQQETLFIAHLILAREFELPLIIHARRSLDCVLKHIRRFSNKKNLGGVIHSFAGSQQQADTLIKLGFYLGVGGTVTYPRAQRLRQVLANVPLERLLLETDAPDQPDSAWRGKRNDPTRLPVIAASLAELRGESLEHIAEVTTANALHLFKLQHEIL; the protein is encoded by the coding sequence ATGAGACTAATCGACACACACTGCCACTTTGATGAGCCTGATTTTGCCGACGACCGGTCATTATTAGTAGATAAAATGAGCACGCTCGGCGTTAGCGACCTTATTTTTCCAGCCGTTAGCGCCAACCATTGGCCACGATTGCGTGATATTTGCACTATGTCGCCGCGTTTTCATGCAACCTATGGGTTACACCCTGTGTACCTTGCCGAGCATACCCCCGCTGACAGTGTGTCATTGCGCCACTGGCTGGAGCAGGAACAACCCGTCGCGATTGGCGAATGTGGGTTGGATTTTTACCTGCCTGAGCTGGACGTAGTGCAACAAGAAACCCTATTTATCGCCCACTTAATATTAGCCCGCGAATTCGAGCTGCCCCTCATTATCCATGCTCGCCGTTCGCTTGACTGTGTTCTCAAACACATTCGACGCTTTTCTAATAAAAAAAATTTAGGTGGGGTCATTCACAGTTTTGCAGGCAGTCAACAGCAAGCGGATACGCTCATCAAATTAGGGTTTTATTTGGGGGTGGGCGGCACAGTGACGTATCCTCGCGCTCAGCGGCTGCGGCAGGTACTTGCGAATGTGCCGTTGGAAAGGCTCTTACTAGAAACGGATGCGCCCGATCAGCCTGACAGTGCTTGGCGTGGCAAACGCAATGACCCCACCCGTTTGCCGGTGATTGCGGCAAGTTTGGCGGAATTGCGGGGCGAGAGCCTTGAGCACATTGCTGAAGTGACCACCGCGAATGCGTTACACTTGTTCAAACTGCAACACGAGATTTTATGA